CAAGAGCTTTTAAACTCTAAAACTTCCTTGTTACGGCAGAACTTACGAGTTCTCAACGCATCAAGAGGACATTGTTCTTGGGAATTCTTTGACTAAACAAGGACTTTGTGTTATCGTAGCTACTGCTACACCACTTTCGAACTAAAACTCCATGACTAACCTCGCCGTTTCTAACGGCGACGAACCACCGCCAAAAACCAACCAACCGCCATCATCTTCAATGTCGTCGCCGTCATCGTTTTCTTCACTGCCACGCGACCTCGTTTTGAACGTCTTAGCCTGCGTACCAAAACGGTTATACCCAATCCTCTGTTGCGTCTCCAAGAACTTGCGTAGTCTTGTTCTCTCGGCTGATATATACAAGACTCGATCTTCCCTCGGAAAAGATTCTGTTTATATCTGCTTTATATCTACTCAGACTTATCACTGGTTCAATCTCCGCAGGATTGAGGAAAGTACTACAACTGAAAATGTCTTCGCCTCCGTCGATTTCTCTTTCCTTCCTGAGCATTGTCGTTGCTCTTCTTCCGTCTTCGCCGTTGGTCCTGAGATTTTCTTCATTCCAGGAACTAGTAATGCCTCATCAAGCTTTAGGATCTTTAACACCCAATCTGGAAAGGTTCGTCAAGGACCTAGTTTGCTAGTGAACCGAACGTACAATTGTGTTGGACTAGTCCGTGGTAAGATCTATGTGATCGGAGGATGCAGAGGAGACGGTGTTTCAGCGGAAGTATTTGACTTAAAGACGCAAACTTGGGAAGTAGCACGAATCCCTGAGAGACAAGGGCGTTTCACATGGATCACTCCGGCAAAGGTTTCAGTAGACAGGAAGGTTTGTGCTTTAAGCTTTCAT
The sequence above is drawn from the Camelina sativa cultivar DH55 chromosome 4, Cs, whole genome shotgun sequence genome and encodes:
- the LOC104784381 gene encoding F-box/kelch-repeat protein At2g44630-like, producing MTNLAVSNGDEPPPKTNQPPSSSMSSPSSFSSLPRDLVLNVLACVPKRLYPILCCVSKNLRSLVLSADIYKTRSSLGKDSVYICFISTQTYHWFNLRRIEESTTTENVFASVDFSFLPEHCRCSSSVFAVGPEIFFIPGTSNASSSFRIFNTQSGKVRQGPSLLVNRTYNCVGLVRGKIYVIGGCRGDGVSAEVFDLKTQTWEVARIPERQGRFTWITPAKVSVDRKVCALSFHHGMTAYDPRDGSCETFELPNDNWWKTGVCVIDNVLYVYFSRFGLMWYDSQLRLWRVVYDLDLGKPQGVAMAEYYGKLAFLWEKPSLLFRGSKEIWCRMIGLARSEEGFNGAAEPSQLLRIVPHSYSLYHCLSLG